The following are encoded in a window of Saccharothrix longispora genomic DNA:
- a CDS encoding M20 family metallopeptidase, producing the protein MDLPHRAGELLGIRSTADRPDDLRRALDLVLDVVGPGFTVERFDSGGKPGALVRTAGPRPHFRVLFNAHLDVVPGDDEQFTPRREGDRLFARGAQDMKLSALVLAEVFRDRAERLPYPLGLQLVTDEEVGGHHGTLHQLEQGVTADFVVIGEHSGLCVVAESKGLVVARLRATGRAAHAAYQWTGDNALLKVMRAVDGVLAAYPVAEREEWRTTVNVARVTTGNEALNQVPADATAWLDIRFPAEDADFAGRTSDQVAAHLTALCPPGVTAHVDRVEPPHRVDPASPDLRALQQAARAQGHSGELLRKHGAADSRFYHQHGVDAVIFGVRGEGQHGPDEHADLTTVEPYRRALTAFLDGLA; encoded by the coding sequence ATGGACCTGCCGCACCGCGCCGGGGAGCTGCTCGGCATCCGCTCGACCGCAGACCGGCCCGACGACCTCCGCCGCGCGCTCGACCTCGTGCTCGACGTGGTGGGCCCCGGCTTCACCGTCGAGCGGTTCGACTCGGGCGGCAAGCCCGGCGCCCTGGTCCGCACCGCCGGTCCACGACCACACTTCCGGGTGCTCTTCAACGCGCACCTCGACGTGGTGCCCGGCGACGACGAGCAGTTCACGCCCCGCCGCGAGGGCGACCGGCTCTTCGCCCGCGGCGCGCAGGACATGAAGCTGTCGGCGCTCGTGCTGGCGGAGGTGTTCCGCGACCGCGCGGAGCGCCTGCCCTACCCGCTCGGGCTCCAGCTCGTGACCGACGAGGAGGTCGGTGGCCACCACGGCACCCTGCACCAGCTCGAACAGGGTGTGACGGCGGACTTCGTGGTGATCGGCGAGCACAGCGGGCTGTGCGTGGTGGCCGAGTCCAAGGGCCTGGTCGTCGCCCGGCTGCGCGCCACCGGCCGTGCCGCGCACGCCGCCTACCAGTGGACCGGGGACAACGCCCTGCTCAAGGTCATGAGGGCGGTGGACGGCGTGCTCGCCGCCTACCCCGTGGCCGAGCGGGAGGAGTGGCGCACGACGGTGAACGTCGCCCGCGTGACCACCGGCAACGAGGCGCTCAACCAGGTCCCGGCCGACGCCACCGCGTGGCTCGACATCCGCTTCCCGGCAGAGGACGCGGACTTCGCCGGCCGCACGTCCGACCAGGTCGCCGCGCACCTGACCGCCCTGTGCCCGCCCGGTGTGACCGCGCACGTCGACCGCGTGGAGCCGCCGCACCGCGTCGACCCCGCCTCACCCGACCTGCGTGCGCTCCAGCAGGCGGCCCGCGCGCAGGGCCACTCCGGCGAGCTGCTGCGCAAGCACGGCGCGGCCGACTCCCGGTTCTACCACCAGCACGGCGTGGACGCGGTGATCTTCGGCGTGCGGGGGGAGGGGCAGCACGGCCCGGACGAGCACGCCGACCTGACCACGGTCGAGCCGTACCGGCGCGCCCTGACCGCGTTCCTGGACGGCCTCGCCTGA
- a CDS encoding metalloregulator ArsR/SmtB family transcription factor yields the protein MDEVAGAVADPVRRAILEMLRDDARLSAGQIAERFAISRPAVSRHLRVLRESGLVRDELVGRQRFYVLDASHLAPLTRWLAGFTRPTGWAHHLDALETEIHRTRRERRAEHPEENTA from the coding sequence GTGGACGAGGTGGCGGGAGCCGTGGCCGACCCCGTGCGGCGCGCCATCCTGGAGATGCTCCGCGACGACGCGCGGCTGTCGGCCGGACAGATCGCCGAGCGGTTCGCGATCAGCCGCCCGGCCGTCAGCAGGCACCTGCGGGTGCTGCGCGAGAGCGGCCTGGTGCGCGACGAACTCGTCGGCAGGCAGCGGTTCTACGTGCTCGACGCGTCGCACCTCGCCCCCCTGACCCGGTGGCTCGCGGGCTTCACCCGACCCACCGGCTGGGCGCACCACCTCGACGCCCTGGAAACCGAGATCCACCGGACCCGGCGGGAACGCCGCGCCGAACACCCCGAGGAGAACACCGCATGA
- a CDS encoding SRPBCC family protein — protein sequence MTRPRPTPSATGRLLRADGAGDLVITRTFRALADDVWAGLTEPERTARWFGPWEGDGAPGRTVRVRMAHEEDQPWMEVRIDVCDPPRRLAVSTVDEAGTWRLEVLLSEVDGVTELSLVHHLDTEEGIGEVGPGWEYYLDMFVASRDGTPLPLFDDYYPSMKPYFEGLVADRTPQ from the coding sequence ATGACCCGTCCCCGCCCCACCCCGTCGGCCACCGGTCGACTCCTCCGCGCCGACGGGGCCGGCGACCTGGTGATCACCCGCACCTTCCGCGCGCTCGCGGACGACGTGTGGGCCGGCCTCACCGAGCCCGAGCGCACGGCGAGGTGGTTCGGCCCCTGGGAGGGCGACGGGGCCCCGGGCCGCACGGTCCGGGTGCGGATGGCGCACGAGGAGGACCAGCCCTGGATGGAGGTGCGCATCGACGTGTGCGACCCGCCGCGCAGGCTCGCCGTGTCCACGGTCGACGAGGCGGGCACCTGGCGGCTGGAGGTGCTGCTGTCCGAAGTGGACGGCGTGACGGAGTTGAGCCTCGTGCACCACCTGGACACCGAGGAGGGCATCGGCGAGGTCGGACCGGGCTGGGAGTACTACCTGGACATGTTCGTCGCCTCGCGCGACGGCACCCCGCTGCCGCTGTTCGACGACTACTATCCGTCGATGAAGCCGTACTTCGAAGGGCTCGTCGCGGACCGGACGCCGCAGTAG
- a CDS encoding ANTAR domain-containing protein produces the protein MATTVNRSTTRQAAADGTAVRVDVVALTPAGPVAGGAQVVAVSGELDAAASATVSARLAELVEAGHGDLVVDLTGVRLLSGAGVTALFGVADDLAGTGRRLRVVAGNPAVARVLRGKRLPDVVDVHPTVGGALGAQSDVVGGHPDATVLRLAREVRDLRAKLGGRPVIARALGMLQERYLLADADTAFTLLRRVSQRSNVRMRELAETLVDLPRPRPREPWPPPEPAPDPGFGADLGGGAADTRPDVLRDLLRAVLERTRAAAGEVRLVEGGDLNGVDHAVRARPGGAGPDSGGSGVGPAGIDSCPTAPAEWRDAGAVTADAARRRRTRIVVAEVADDPLFTGSTAIDDLRALGVHAVVSTPLLSAEGECLAVVTTFHGSREQLPTADEHDAVDELTDRAARWLEWSHRNRVSRALERLHAAAKSMTVPPAAF, from the coding sequence GTGGCCACGACGGTGAACCGGAGCACGACGCGCCAGGCCGCCGCCGACGGGACGGCGGTCCGGGTGGACGTCGTCGCGCTCACCCCGGCCGGGCCGGTGGCAGGTGGCGCCCAGGTCGTCGCGGTGTCCGGGGAGCTGGACGCGGCGGCCAGCGCGACCGTGTCGGCCAGGCTGGCCGAACTGGTCGAGGCGGGGCACGGCGACCTGGTCGTGGACCTCACCGGCGTGCGGCTGCTGTCGGGGGCAGGCGTGACCGCCCTCTTCGGCGTGGCCGACGACCTGGCGGGCACCGGCCGGCGGCTCAGGGTCGTGGCGGGCAACCCGGCGGTCGCCCGCGTCCTGCGCGGCAAGCGGCTGCCGGACGTGGTCGACGTGCACCCCACGGTCGGCGGCGCGCTGGGAGCCCAGTCCGACGTGGTGGGCGGACACCCGGACGCGACGGTGCTCAGGCTCGCCAGGGAAGTCCGCGACCTGCGCGCCAAGCTCGGGGGTCGCCCCGTCATCGCCCGTGCGCTGGGGATGCTCCAGGAGCGCTACCTGCTGGCCGACGCGGACACCGCGTTCACCCTGCTGCGCAGGGTGTCCCAGCGGAGCAACGTGCGGATGCGGGAACTGGCGGAAACCCTGGTCGACCTGCCCCGCCCGCGGCCGCGCGAGCCGTGGCCCCCGCCCGAGCCCGCCCCCGACCCGGGGTTCGGCGCGGACCTGGGGGGCGGCGCCGCTGACACCCGGCCGGACGTGCTGCGCGACCTGCTGCGCGCGGTGCTGGAGCGCACCCGGGCGGCGGCGGGCGAGGTGCGGCTCGTCGAAGGCGGCGATCTGAACGGCGTCGACCACGCCGTGCGCGCCCGTCCCGGTGGTGCGGGTCCTGACAGTGGCGGTTCCGGCGTCGGTCCGGCCGGCATCGATTCCTGCCCGACCGCCCCGGCCGAGTGGCGGGACGCCGGTGCCGTGACCGCGGACGCGGCCCGTCGGCGACGGACCAGGATCGTGGTCGCCGAGGTGGCGGACGACCCGCTCTTCACCGGCTCGACCGCGATCGACGACCTGCGAGCGCTGGGCGTGCACGCCGTCGTGAGCACACCCCTGCTCTCCGCCGAAGGCGAGTGCCTGGCGGTCGTGACGACCTTCCACGGCTCGCGAGAGCAACTGCCCACCGCCGATGAGCACGACGCGGTGGACGAGCTGACCGACCGTGCCGCGCGGTGGCTGGAGTGGTCGCACCGGAACCGCGTGAGCCGCGCACTGGAACGGCTGCACGCCGCGGCCAAGTCGATGACGGTCCCGCCGGCTGCTTTTTAA
- a CDS encoding anti-sigma factor antagonist (This anti-anti-sigma factor, or anti-sigma factor antagonist, belongs to a family that includes characterized members SpoIIAA, RsbV, RsfA, and RsfB.): MTIAERFDDQLRVEREVHGYAVVVRVTGEVDASTTPAIRREVRIALALATPPAPVVIDLRGVGFFAAAGLNELYWDLSAAESVGVALRVVASQRHVLRPFGICGLDAELRPYPTLDAALRAGRPDRSRVKELTGLC; the protein is encoded by the coding sequence ATGACGATCGCCGAGCGGTTCGACGACCAGCTCCGGGTGGAGCGGGAGGTGCACGGCTACGCCGTCGTCGTGCGCGTCACCGGGGAGGTGGACGCCTCCACCACCCCCGCGATCAGGCGCGAGGTGCGGATCGCCCTCGCCCTGGCCACCCCGCCCGCTCCGGTCGTGATCGACCTGCGCGGTGTCGGGTTCTTCGCGGCGGCAGGGCTCAACGAGCTGTACTGGGACCTGTCCGCCGCCGAGTCGGTGGGCGTCGCGCTGCGCGTGGTCGCCTCACAGCGGCACGTCCTGCGGCCGTTCGGGATCTGCGGCCTGGACGCGGAGCTGCGCCCGTACCCGACCCTCGACGCGGCATTGCGCGCCGGACGCCCGGACCGGTCCCGAGTGAAGGAACTCACCGGCCTGTGCTGA
- a CDS encoding GNAT family N-acetyltransferase produces MIDYEWRGRFDNHEVDVLHAEGFDHPVLPDDDWWGQVTRHSLGWVCARRAGDLVGFVNVAWDGAAHAFVLDTLVAGPERRRGVGRELVARAATGAREAGCEWLHVDFDDHLKAFYFDSCGFRPTNAGLIAL; encoded by the coding sequence ATGATCGACTACGAGTGGCGGGGGCGGTTCGACAACCACGAGGTCGACGTCCTGCACGCGGAGGGCTTCGACCACCCGGTCCTGCCCGACGACGACTGGTGGGGCCAGGTCACCCGGCACAGCCTCGGCTGGGTGTGCGCCCGCCGCGCGGGTGACCTCGTCGGGTTCGTCAACGTGGCGTGGGACGGCGCGGCCCACGCGTTCGTCCTCGACACGCTGGTCGCCGGCCCCGAGCGACGGCGGGGCGTCGGCCGGGAACTGGTCGCCCGCGCCGCCACCGGCGCCCGCGAGGCGGGTTGCGAGTGGCTGCACGTGGACTTCGACGACCACCTCAAGGCGTTCTACTTCGACAGCTGCGGCTTCCGCCCCACGAACGCGGGGCTCATCGCCCTGTGA
- a CDS encoding STAS domain-containing protein, with amino-acid sequence MAPSGGAELSTTTRRLDDDVVVLAVSGEIDTVTVAALRDPLLELAGRAAAGGTVVADLAGIGFFSSPGIEALLTAHQRLRAAGATLRVVTAPIVRRTLALVGLQRELALHDTLDDALAAAGDRHV; translated from the coding sequence ATGGCACCATCAGGCGGCGCGGAACTCAGCACCACCACACGCCGGCTGGACGACGACGTCGTCGTCCTGGCCGTCAGTGGCGAGATCGACACCGTGACGGTCGCCGCGCTGCGCGACCCCCTGCTGGAGCTGGCCGGGCGCGCCGCGGCCGGCGGCACCGTGGTCGCGGACCTGGCCGGGATCGGGTTCTTCTCCTCGCCCGGCATCGAGGCCCTCCTCACCGCGCACCAGCGCCTCCGGGCCGCCGGTGCCACGTTGCGCGTGGTCACCGCGCCCATCGTGCGGCGAACCCTCGCCCTCGTGGGCCTGCAACGGGAGTTGGCCCTCCACGACACCCTCGACGACGCGCTCGCCGCCGCCGGTGATCGTCACG